Proteins encoded in a region of the Azospirillum sp. TSH58 genome:
- a CDS encoding glycine zipper 2TM domain-containing protein — MKAKTFGVIAAVVCVPLVLSGCQTTKMSSAECRMTGTGLGAFVGGIAGAALFGQGGGKIVAGLAGAAVGALIGNQIGSMLDCQDQQAVVLANQQAGNATTGNAIYWTSTTGEKSMEDFRRTQSAPIKLANAPAPKKPTPAKASSEKQKDRSVQSSATAKAGGKATAANDPWAIQEPIKSAGQSGMWGWTEPVSDPAMQADGRLCRDLKQTVVDPQGNQTSEVVKSCQDDQQRWTVVSR, encoded by the coding sequence ATGAAGGCGAAAACTTTTGGCGTGATTGCCGCTGTGGTGTGCGTACCGCTGGTTCTGTCCGGGTGCCAGACCACAAAGATGTCTTCGGCCGAATGCAGAATGACCGGCACCGGCCTCGGCGCTTTCGTAGGTGGCATTGCCGGCGCCGCTCTCTTCGGGCAGGGGGGCGGCAAAATCGTCGCCGGTCTTGCCGGTGCCGCCGTCGGGGCGCTGATCGGCAACCAGATCGGTTCGATGCTCGACTGCCAAGACCAGCAGGCCGTGGTGCTGGCGAACCAGCAGGCCGGCAACGCGACCACCGGCAATGCCATCTACTGGACGAGCACCACGGGCGAGAAGTCGATGGAGGACTTCCGCCGCACCCAGTCTGCCCCGATCAAGCTGGCCAACGCGCCCGCTCCGAAGAAGCCCACGCCGGCGAAGGCGTCCAGCGAGAAGCAGAAGGACCGTTCCGTCCAGTCGAGCGCGACCGCCAAAGCCGGCGGCAAGGCGACGGCTGCCAACGACCCCTGGGCCATCCAAGAGCCGATCAAGTCGGCTGGGCAGTCCGGCATGTGGGGGTGGACCGAGCCCGTCAGCGATCCCGCCATGCAGGCCGACGGCCGCTTGTGCCGCGACCTCAAGCAAACGGTCGTTGACCCGCAGGGCAACCAGACGTCCGAGGTGGTCAAGAGCTGCCAGGACGACCAGCAGCGCTGGACCGTGGTCTCGCGCTAG
- a CDS encoding DUF4282 domain-containing protein: MGLFKFDRLLTPSIIKVLFYIGVIASVISAFTIISSGVAMMQWQVWAGLASIVGGLLLVFVGIIASRVATEIIMVLFMIRDELVWQRQSRSQATPAE, encoded by the coding sequence ATGGGTCTGTTCAAATTCGACCGCCTACTGACCCCGTCCATCATCAAAGTCCTGTTCTACATCGGGGTGATCGCCTCGGTTATTTCCGCTTTCACCATTATCAGCTCGGGCGTCGCTATGATGCAGTGGCAGGTCTGGGCCGGGCTGGCCTCCATCGTCGGCGGCTTGCTCCTGGTGTTCGTCGGCATCATCGCCAGCCGCGTGGCGACCGAGATCATCATGGTCCTGTTCATGATCCGTGACGAACTGGTCTGGCAACGCCAATCACGCAGCCAGGCGACCCCCGCGGAGTAA